One genomic region from Granulimonas faecalis encodes:
- a CDS encoding bifunctional folylpolyglutamate synthase/dihydrofolate synthase gives MTEPENQRPYEVPFPVEPMDYEGALAHLHGILRLGICPMLETVVDMLAELGRPDGRFSVVQVAGTNGKTSTSRYTAAILAGEGLSTALYTSPELVDYTERMEVAGRPVSREGFARAVAAAAEAGRRVNAAREAAGKRPYDVTEFDTLTVAACVLFAERGVDVAVLEVGMGGRWDATTATHPAATCVTGIGLDHTRILGDTLEEIAGEKAAVIKAGQACVLGRGTAEPPSVQDVLLERCAAQGVAPAVVRAVGEPTPAGLPVCRFSVVSEPAALGDPLVLDVEAPLSAYRGLSAVKPRYQAANIACAVALAEGFLGRPLDPAALAVSVAACPTPGRFDLVRAEPPLLVDAAHNPQSVAVFLDSLGALDGAGRVPELVCAVLADKDVAGIVGLLADAFPVVHVCRTPSPRALPPEELAGLFREAGATVASVSPTVAGALAAVGDAPAVAVGSITLAGEVCRVLRAGTGE, from the coding sequence GTGACCGAGCCCGAGAATCAGCGGCCCTACGAGGTGCCGTTCCCTGTGGAGCCCATGGACTACGAGGGGGCGCTGGCCCACCTCCACGGCATCCTGAGGCTGGGGATCTGCCCCATGCTCGAGACCGTGGTCGACATGCTCGCCGAGCTCGGCCGCCCCGACGGGCGCTTCTCCGTGGTGCAGGTGGCCGGCACCAACGGCAAGACGTCCACGTCGCGCTACACGGCGGCGATCCTGGCGGGGGAGGGGCTCTCCACCGCCCTCTACACGTCGCCGGAGCTCGTGGACTACACCGAGCGCATGGAGGTGGCCGGCCGGCCCGTCTCCCGCGAGGGGTTCGCTCGGGCCGTGGCCGCCGCCGCCGAGGCCGGGCGCCGCGTGAACGCCGCCCGGGAGGCCGCGGGAAAGCGACCCTACGACGTCACGGAGTTCGACACCCTCACCGTGGCCGCCTGCGTGCTCTTTGCCGAGCGCGGGGTCGACGTGGCCGTGCTCGAGGTGGGCATGGGCGGCCGCTGGGACGCCACCACGGCCACGCACCCGGCGGCCACCTGCGTCACGGGCATCGGCCTCGACCACACACGCATCCTCGGCGACACCCTGGAGGAGATAGCCGGCGAGAAGGCCGCCGTCATCAAGGCCGGCCAGGCCTGCGTTCTGGGGCGCGGTACGGCCGAGCCGCCCTCGGTGCAGGACGTCCTGCTGGAGCGGTGCGCCGCCCAGGGCGTGGCGCCCGCGGTGGTGCGCGCTGTGGGCGAGCCGACGCCTGCCGGGCTGCCGGTGTGCCGGTTCTCGGTGGTCTCGGAGCCCGCCGCCCTGGGCGACCCCCTCGTCCTCGACGTCGAGGCTCCGCTTTCCGCCTACCGCGGGCTCTCGGCCGTCAAGCCCCGTTACCAGGCTGCCAACATCGCCTGCGCCGTCGCCCTGGCCGAGGGGTTCCTCGGCCGCCCACTCGATCCTGCGGCCCTCGCCGTCTCCGTGGCCGCATGCCCCACGCCGGGGCGCTTCGACCTCGTCCGCGCCGAGCCGCCCCTGCTCGTGGACGCCGCCCACAACCCGCAGTCGGTGGCCGTGTTCCTCGACAGCCTGGGGGCCCTGGACGGCGCGGGGCGGGTGCCGGAGCTCGTATGCGCGGTCCTCGCCGACAAGGACGTCGCCGGCATCGTGGGGCTGCTCGCCGACGCCTTTCCCGTGGTGCACGTGTGCCGGACACCGAGCCCCCGCGCACTGCCGCCCGAGGAGCTCGCGGGGCTCTTCCGGGAGGCCGGTGCCACGGTGGCGTCCGTCTCGCCCACGGTGGCCGGCGCCCTTGCCGCGGTGGGCGACGCCCCCGCCGTGGCTGTGGGCTCCATCACGCTGGCGGGCGAGGTGTGCCGCGTGCTGAGGGCCGGTACGGGGGAGTGA
- a CDS encoding 5-formyltetrahydrofolate cyclo-ligase, whose protein sequence is MDKGTLRRRAREARDGLGAAGRVAADGRRAAAVEASGLWAAADVVLAYVPMGSEADPAALVDAALAGGKAAALPRCMAGRRLEWRAVGSGWRDGLVGHPFGMAEPDPGRWGLLDVPAALAGGASVLALCPGLAFDGEGRRLGYGGGYYDRFLSAARACGGPGTFAAVGLAHGCQVLDAAVLASVEGPWDEPVDALALDGSIMRCAHTPSTEERL, encoded by the coding sequence GTGGACAAGGGGACGTTGAGGCGGCGCGCCCGGGAGGCCCGCGACGGGCTCGGGGCCGCCGGGCGCGTGGCCGCGGACGGACGGCGTGCGGCGGCCGTGGAGGCGTCCGGGCTCTGGGCGGCCGCCGACGTCGTCCTCGCCTACGTGCCCATGGGGTCCGAGGCGGACCCCGCCGCCCTGGTGGACGCCGCCCTCGCCGGGGGCAAGGCGGCGGCCCTGCCGCGCTGCATGGCCGGCCGCAGGCTGGAGTGGCGCGCCGTGGGGTCGGGCTGGCGGGACGGCCTCGTGGGCCATCCCTTTGGCATGGCCGAGCCCGACCCGGGGCGCTGGGGGTTGCTCGACGTGCCGGCGGCGCTGGCCGGCGGCGCCTCGGTGCTCGCGCTCTGCCCCGGCCTCGCCTTCGACGGCGAGGGGCGCCGCCTCGGCTACGGCGGCGGCTACTACGACCGGTTCCTCTCCGCCGCCCGCGCCTGCGGCGGCCCCGGCACGTTCGCGGCCGTCGGCCTGGCCCACGGCTGCCAGGTGCTCGACGCCGCGGTGCTCGCCTCCGTGGAGGGCCCCTGGGACGAGCCCGTGGACGCCTTGGCCCTCGACGGGTCTATCATGCGGTGCGCACACACACCTTCTACCGAGGAGCGCCTGTGA
- a CDS encoding PTS lactose/cellobiose transporter subunit IIA, with protein sequence MDEMNELQLTCFEIISYVGTAKSCYVNAISKAREGDFEGAQALIAEGDTAYAGGHDVHLRLLQADAAGERDAEAPLILLHAEDQMASTETVKIMALEFIALYKRLDGVEA encoded by the coding sequence ATGGACGAGATGAACGAGCTCCAGCTCACCTGCTTCGAGATCATCAGCTACGTGGGCACGGCCAAGTCGTGCTACGTGAACGCCATCTCCAAGGCCCGCGAGGGGGACTTCGAGGGCGCCCAGGCCCTCATCGCCGAGGGCGACACTGCCTACGCCGGCGGCCACGACGTGCACCTCAGGCTCCTCCAGGCCGACGCCGCGGGCGAGCGCGACGCCGAGGCGCCCCTCATCCTCCTGCACGCCGAGGACCAGATGGCGAGCACCGAGACCGTGAAGATCATGGCCCTCGAGTTCATCGCCCTCTACAAGCGCCTGGACGGCGTGGAGGCCTAA
- a CDS encoding PTS sugar transporter subunit IIB: MQKIMLVCNAGMSTSLLVQKMQNEAKTRGLDVEIEARPMAEAMEALDTADVLLLGPQIGYARSDFEKATDKPVDVIAMVDYGRMNAPKILDDALAKL; the protein is encoded by the coding sequence ATGCAGAAGATCATGCTCGTGTGCAACGCCGGTATGTCCACCTCGCTCCTGGTCCAGAAGATGCAGAACGAGGCCAAGACCCGCGGCCTCGACGTCGAGATCGAGGCCCGTCCCATGGCCGAGGCCATGGAGGCCCTCGACACCGCCGACGTCCTGCTCCTCGGCCCCCAGATCGGCTATGCTAGGAGCGACTTCGAGAAGGCCACCGACAAGCCCGTGGACGTCATCGCCATGGTCGATTACGGCCGCATGAACGCCCCCAAGATCCTGGACGACGCCCTCGCCAAGCTCTAA
- a CDS encoding PTS sugar transporter subunit IIC: MASGKGQAFLDKFAEVSAKIGNQVHLRSLRDGFATIMPIYILAGIAVLINNVVFPLFLTGDGLAAAQYWGNAITQGTLSFAAILLCGVIGYCFAQNKRFGNAIACLVVSVCCLVIMFPQAVNTAVSNLTYAVSAGETGAATQTLEAVDIASTLGIAEDASVTTAATGVISTTNTGANGLFAGIIVSLVATTIFIKISSVEKLKINLGEGVPPAVGKSFNVMIPLLFTLSIFALVAALLHGIWGTNLMDIIATCVSAPLKDVMNAGPLAVIVIYTVANLLFCLGIHQSTISGVLAEPILTVLIVENMAFYAAGEAIPADHYMNMQIVNSFALIGGSGCTFMLLLDTFLFSKNKASRDIAKLSILPGIFNINEPVIYGYPIVYNVALMVPFVILPDIFIAVTYGLTCMGWISPCVVQAPWTTPPVLSALFSTGMDWRAAIWQVIEIAIGMAVWLPFMKVSERAQAKQLEEMQNAA, translated from the coding sequence ATGGCATCAGGCAAGGGTCAAGCCTTCCTCGACAAGTTCGCCGAAGTGTCGGCGAAGATCGGCAACCAGGTGCACCTGCGGTCGCTGCGCGACGGCTTCGCCACCATCATGCCCATCTACATCCTGGCCGGCATCGCAGTCCTTATCAACAACGTCGTGTTCCCGCTGTTCCTGACCGGCGACGGCCTCGCTGCCGCCCAGTACTGGGGAAACGCCATCACCCAGGGCACCCTGTCCTTCGCGGCCATCCTCCTCTGCGGCGTCATCGGCTACTGCTTCGCCCAGAACAAGCGCTTCGGCAACGCCATCGCCTGCCTCGTGGTGAGCGTCTGCTGCCTCGTCATCATGTTCCCGCAGGCCGTCAATACCGCCGTCTCCAACCTCACCTACGCCGTGAGCGCCGGTGAGACCGGGGCCGCCACCCAGACCCTCGAGGCCGTGGACATCGCCAGCACCCTCGGCATCGCCGAGGACGCCTCGGTGACCACCGCCGCCACCGGCGTCATCTCCACCACCAACACCGGTGCCAACGGCCTGTTCGCCGGCATCATCGTGAGCCTCGTCGCCACGACCATCTTCATCAAGATCTCCTCTGTCGAGAAGCTCAAGATCAACCTCGGCGAGGGCGTGCCCCCGGCGGTGGGCAAGTCGTTCAACGTCATGATCCCGCTGCTGTTCACCCTGTCCATCTTCGCCCTGGTGGCTGCCCTGCTCCACGGCATCTGGGGCACCAACCTCATGGACATCATCGCCACCTGCGTCTCCGCGCCCCTCAAGGACGTCATGAATGCCGGCCCGCTCGCGGTCATCGTCATCTACACCGTGGCCAACCTGCTCTTCTGCCTGGGCATCCACCAGTCCACCATCTCCGGCGTCCTGGCCGAGCCCATCCTCACCGTCCTCATCGTCGAGAACATGGCCTTCTACGCCGCCGGCGAGGCCATCCCTGCCGACCACTACATGAACATGCAGATCGTGAACTCCTTCGCCCTCATCGGCGGCTCGGGCTGCACGTTCATGCTCCTGCTCGACACCTTCCTGTTCTCCAAGAACAAGGCGTCCCGCGACATCGCCAAGCTCTCCATCCTGCCCGGCATCTTCAACATCAACGAGCCCGTCATCTACGGCTACCCCATCGTCTACAACGTGGCCCTCATGGTTCCCTTCGTGATCCTGCCCGACATCTTCATCGCCGTCACCTACGGCCTCACCTGCATGGGCTGGATCTCCCCCTGCGTCGTCCAGGCCCCCTGGACCACCCCGCCCGTCCTCTCCGCCCTCTTCTCCACCGGTATGGACTGGCGCGCCGCAATCTGGCAGGTCATCGAGATCGCCATCGGCATGGCAGTCTGGCTCCCCTTCATGAAGGTCTCCGAGCGCGCCCAGGCCAAGCAGCTCGAGGAGATGCAGAACGCCGCCTAA
- a CDS encoding glycoside hydrolase family 1 protein, which produces MEPITLPENFFFGAAMSGPQTEGRWAEGGKLENLWDTWSIENIDDFYNKVGSYVGNDFMTMYEEDLRLLKEELGFTTFRTSIQWSRLLDRDGELNPAGVEWYHRLFAAAGEAGLEIFVNLYHFDMPTYLFRRGGWENREVVDAYENYARKAFAEFGQEVRYWFTFNEPTVEPEQRYQEGVWWPFTKNFNRARTVQYNISIAHAKGVQAFREAQSAGLVRDDARIGLINAFMPPYTKDDPSDADLEAVRMVDGINNRWWLDLVTKGELPADVMETLAERGCVLPVRPGDDAILARGTVDWLGCNYYQPTRVQAPSRDVDDAGCPVFADKYVWPDAVMNESRGWEVYPKGIYDFGMTAARDYPDLEWFVSENGMGIEGEYKNRDASGKVQDDYRIDFVRQHLTWIAKAIEDGARCVGYHYWGAIDNWSWNNAFKNRYGFIEVDLMENYRRVPKLSAAWMRQVATSHIVS; this is translated from the coding sequence ATGGAACCCATCACCCTGCCCGAGAACTTCTTCTTCGGCGCGGCCATGTCGGGTCCCCAGACCGAGGGCCGCTGGGCCGAGGGGGGCAAGCTCGAGAACCTCTGGGACACCTGGTCGATCGAGAACATCGACGACTTCTACAACAAGGTGGGCTCCTACGTGGGCAACGACTTCATGACCATGTACGAGGAGGACCTCCGCCTCCTCAAGGAGGAGCTCGGCTTCACCACCTTCCGCACCTCCATCCAGTGGAGCCGCCTGCTCGACCGCGACGGCGAGCTCAACCCCGCCGGCGTCGAGTGGTACCATCGTCTCTTCGCGGCCGCCGGGGAGGCCGGCCTCGAGATCTTCGTGAACCTCTACCACTTCGACATGCCCACCTACCTCTTCCGCCGCGGCGGCTGGGAGAACCGCGAGGTCGTGGACGCCTACGAGAACTACGCCCGCAAGGCGTTCGCCGAGTTCGGCCAGGAGGTGCGCTACTGGTTCACCTTCAACGAGCCCACCGTCGAGCCCGAGCAGCGCTACCAGGAGGGCGTATGGTGGCCCTTCACCAAGAACTTCAACCGCGCCCGCACGGTGCAGTACAACATCTCCATCGCCCACGCCAAGGGTGTGCAGGCCTTCCGCGAGGCCCAGTCCGCCGGCCTCGTGCGCGACGACGCCCGCATCGGCCTCATCAACGCCTTCATGCCGCCCTACACCAAGGACGACCCCTCCGACGCCGACCTCGAGGCCGTGCGCATGGTGGACGGCATCAACAACCGCTGGTGGCTCGACCTCGTCACCAAGGGCGAGCTTCCCGCGGACGTCATGGAGACCCTGGCCGAGCGCGGCTGCGTGCTCCCGGTGCGCCCCGGCGACGACGCCATCCTCGCCCGCGGCACCGTGGACTGGCTGGGCTGCAACTACTACCAGCCCACCCGCGTCCAGGCCCCCTCGCGCGACGTCGACGACGCCGGCTGCCCCGTCTTCGCCGACAAGTACGTGTGGCCCGACGCCGTCATGAACGAGAGCCGCGGATGGGAGGTCTACCCCAAGGGCATCTACGACTTCGGCATGACCGCCGCCCGCGACTATCCCGACCTCGAGTGGTTCGTCTCCGAGAACGGCATGGGCATCGAGGGCGAGTACAAGAACCGCGACGCCTCCGGCAAGGTGCAGGACGACTACCGCATCGACTTCGTGCGCCAGCACCTCACCTGGATCGCCAAGGCCATCGAGGACGGCGCCCGCTGCGTGGGCTACCACTACTGGGGCGCCATCGACAACTGGTCGTGGAACAACGCCTTCAAGAACCGCTACGGCTTCATCGAGGTCGACCTCATGGAGAACTACCGTCGCGTCCCCAAGCTTTCCGCCGCCTGGATGCGCCAGGTGGCCACCTCCCACATCGTCTCGTAA
- a CDS encoding GntR family transcriptional regulator, producing the protein MSKYAEIAQDIRASIEDGAIAPGERLPTVVELCELYGVSKVTVRKAVELLAEQGLVSSRRGSGTFVKATPESKGVDGRHAGDTLYIGRTDRSIGFTNEHAHQGEVSSVVHLFAIEVPPAEVAARLDLGDEDFCYHDVRTRLLDGVPLVIEDTYMPLELVPGLKRHHVEGSIYNYLRQDLGLHLASFHRIVRAVAATAEEAGRLDIAEGDPLLELEQIGFLDSGAPFEYSVSRNVGSRSALHTINIT; encoded by the coding sequence ATGTCAAAGTACGCAGAGATCGCCCAGGACATCCGTGCGTCCATCGAGGACGGGGCCATCGCCCCCGGCGAGCGGCTGCCCACGGTGGTGGAGCTCTGCGAGCTCTACGGGGTGAGCAAGGTCACCGTGCGCAAGGCGGTGGAGCTTCTGGCCGAGCAGGGCCTGGTCTCGAGCCGCCGGGGGTCGGGCACCTTCGTCAAGGCGACGCCGGAGTCCAAGGGGGTGGACGGGCGCCATGCCGGCGACACCCTCTACATAGGCCGCACCGACCGCTCCATCGGCTTCACCAACGAGCACGCCCACCAGGGCGAGGTCTCCTCGGTGGTCCACCTATTCGCCATCGAGGTGCCCCCCGCCGAGGTGGCGGCCCGACTCGACCTGGGCGACGAGGACTTCTGCTACCACGACGTGCGCACGCGCCTCCTCGACGGCGTGCCCCTCGTCATCGAGGACACCTATATGCCCTTGGAGCTCGTCCCCGGCCTCAAGCGGCACCACGTGGAGGGTTCCATCTACAACTACCTGCGGCAGGACCTCGGGCTGCACTTGGCGAGCTTCCACCGCATCGTGCGGGCCGTGGCGGCCACGGCCGAGGAGGCCGGGCGCCTGGACATCGCCGAGGGGGACCCCCTGCTCGAGCTGGAGCAGATCGGCTTCCTGGACTCGGGCGCCCCCTTCGAGTACTCGGTCTCGCGGAACGTGGGCAGCCGCTCCGCCCTGCACACCATCAACATCACCTAG
- a CDS encoding ROK family protein, whose protein sequence is MSEKKSLRIGALEAGGTKMVMAVATPEGEVLEREEIPTGEPGPTCEAIVAWFAGRDIDALGVGAFGPTGVDPESDTYGWILETPKTAWRHFDFLGTLRRGLDVPCGYDTDVNAACLGEATFGCAKGLGTVVYITIGTGIGAGVMVGGKLLHGMLHPEAGHISLRKRPYDTGASVCGFHDSCFEGLASGPSIEARWGAKGVDLADKAEVWELESEYIAEALVDYVMVYSPEKIVLGGGVMKQEQLFPLVRNKFTELLGGYIQTEQVKAQDSYIVPAGCGGDQGILGCTALGVEALEAAGE, encoded by the coding sequence ATGTCCGAGAAGAAGTCCCTGCGCATCGGAGCCCTCGAGGCCGGCGGCACCAAGATGGTGATGGCCGTGGCCACCCCCGAGGGCGAGGTCCTAGAGCGCGAGGAGATCCCCACCGGGGAGCCCGGCCCCACCTGCGAGGCCATCGTGGCATGGTTCGCCGGGAGGGACATCGACGCCCTCGGCGTGGGCGCCTTCGGCCCCACCGGCGTGGACCCGGAGTCGGATACCTACGGCTGGATCCTCGAGACTCCCAAGACGGCTTGGCGCCACTTCGACTTCCTCGGCACCCTCAGGAGGGGCCTCGACGTGCCCTGCGGCTACGACACCGACGTCAACGCCGCCTGCCTCGGCGAGGCCACCTTCGGGTGCGCCAAGGGCCTGGGCACCGTGGTCTACATCACCATCGGCACGGGCATCGGCGCCGGCGTCATGGTGGGCGGGAAGCTCCTCCACGGCATGCTGCACCCGGAGGCCGGCCACATCTCCCTGCGCAAGCGCCCCTACGACACCGGCGCCAGCGTCTGCGGCTTCCACGACTCCTGCTTCGAGGGCCTGGCCTCCGGCCCCTCCATCGAGGCCCGCTGGGGCGCCAAGGGGGTCGACCTCGCCGACAAGGCCGAGGTCTGGGAGCTCGAGAGCGAGTATATCGCCGAGGCCCTCGTCGACTACGTCATGGTCTACTCGCCCGAGAAGATCGTGCTGGGCGGCGGCGTCATGAAGCAGGAGCAGCTCTTCCCGCTCGTGCGCAACAAGTTCACCGAGCTCCTGGGTGGCTACATCCAGACCGAGCAGGTCAAGGCGCAGGACAGCTACATCGTGCCCGCCGGCTGCGGCGGCGACCAGGGCATCCTCGGCTGCACGGCCCTGGGCGTCGAGGCCCTGGAGGCGGCGGGGGAGTAG
- a CDS encoding GH32 C-terminal domain-containing protein, which translates to MAFRDRSRGSMGGARGERRVAVPALRSFHVVGDASLVEVFCNGGEQVFSTRYYPSSYSVAVEAPGARSRLWPLEVPLTL; encoded by the coding sequence ATGGCGTTTCGCGACCGGTCCCGCGGCTCCATGGGCGGCGCCCGCGGCGAGCGGCGCGTGGCGGTGCCGGCCCTCCGGTCGTTCCACGTCGTGGGCGACGCCTCCTTGGTGGAGGTCTTCTGCAACGGCGGGGAGCAGGTGTTCTCCACCCGCTACTACCCATCGTCCTACTCCGTGGCCGTGGAGGCGCCGGGCGCCCGCTCCCGCCTGTGGCCCCTGGAGGTACCGCTCACCTTGTAG
- a CDS encoding PTS sugar transporter subunit IIA translates to MAPLAGSPAAAAYIADPTFAAEIPGPTVAIDPGEADRLPVVAPCGGTVSTVFDTGHAAGITSGSGAEILIHVGVDTVKMEGEGFSKLVSEGQRVAAGDPLLDVDFSAVRRAGYPATTMMIVSNAYDFDVERLDLSAPVEPGKSDVMGLARKG, encoded by the coding sequence GTGGCCCCGCTCGCCGGGTCCCCCGCGGCCGCCGCCTACATCGCCGACCCCACCTTCGCCGCCGAGATCCCGGGTCCCACCGTGGCCATCGACCCCGGTGAGGCCGACAGGCTCCCCGTGGTGGCCCCGTGCGGCGGCACCGTGAGCACGGTCTTCGACACCGGCCACGCCGCGGGCATCACCAGCGGCTCCGGCGCCGAGATCCTCATCCACGTGGGCGTGGACACCGTGAAGATGGAGGGGGAGGGCTTCTCCAAGCTCGTCTCCGAGGGCCAGCGCGTGGCCGCGGGCGACCCGCTCCTCGACGTGGACTTCTCCGCCGTGCGCCGCGCCGGCTACCCCGCCACCACGATGATGATCGTCTCCAACGCCTACGACTTCGACGTGGAGCGCCTCGACCTCTCCGCCCCCGTGGAGCCGGGCAAGAGCGACGTCATGGGCCTTGCCCGCAAGGGCTGA
- a CDS encoding LacI family DNA-binding transcriptional regulator — MASTVGSMSGERGRTVATIKDVARIAGVSSAMVSRYLNDGYVSAEKRQGRRGLRLRARRRSRGRPGAPGRRDPRGPARRVPRGRRLHRRPHLRRRDPGSHRGHRPR, encoded by the coding sequence ATGGCGTCGACCGTGGGGTCGATGAGCGGGGAGAGGGGCAGGACCGTGGCCACCATCAAGGATGTCGCCCGCATCGCCGGGGTGAGCAGCGCCATGGTCTCGCGCTACCTCAACGACGGCTACGTCTCTGCTGAGAAGCGTCAAGGCCGACGAGGCCTCCGCCTCCGAGCCCGCCGCCGCTCCCGCGGCCGCCCCGGCGCTCCTGGCCGCCGAGACCCTCGTGGCCCCGCTCGCCGGGTCCCCCGCGGCCGCCGCCTACATCGCCGACCCCACCTTCGCCGCCGAGATCCCGGGTCCCACCGTGGCCATCGACCCCGGTGA